A single genomic interval of Pseudorca crassidens isolate mPseCra1 chromosome 19, mPseCra1.hap1, whole genome shotgun sequence harbors:
- the SLC4A1 gene encoding band 3 anion transport protein has product MDEKNQELQWMETARWVRLEENLGKDGIWGRPHLSYLTFWSLLELQKAFAKGTVLLDLPEKSLAGVASQLLDRFIFEGQIQPQDRENLLRVLLLKHSHARDVEALGSVNPAVLTRSGDPSQPLLPQHPSLETELFCEQGEGSAEGHSSSGMLGRSPQDREATLVLVGCARFLERPVLGFVRLKEPMETEQKPQEPEGPAVPVRFLIVLLGPEAPNIDYTQLGRAAATLMSERVFRTDAYLAQNKEMLVHSLEGFLDCSLVLPPTDAPSEDALLSLVPVQKELLKRRYLPSSAKPEPSFLKGLDLNGGLEDTQDDPLQRTGRLFGGLVRDIRRRYPRYLSDITDALNPQVLSAIIFIYFAALSPAITFGGLLGEKTHNLMGVSELLISTAAQGILFSLLGAQPLLVVGFSGPLLVFEEAFFSFCKSNGLEYIVGRVWIGFWLVLLVVLVVAFEGSFLVRFISRYTQEIFSFLISLIFIYETFSKLVTIFQDHPLLENYDHNVTRIPKPQAPLPNTALLSLVLMAGTFLFAMTLRKFKNSSYFPGKLRRVIGDFGVPISILIMVMVDAFIQDTYTQKLSVPKGLTVSNTSARGWLIHPLGLYKPFPIWMMFASALPALLVFILIFLESQITTLIISKPERKVAKGSGFHLDLLLVMGMGGVATLFGMPWLSATTVRSVTHANALTVMGKASTPGAAAQIQEVKEQRISGLLVSVLVGLSILMGPILSHIPLAVLFGIFLYMGVTSLSGIQLFDRILLLFKPRKYHPDVPYAKRVRTWRMHLFTGTQIICLVVLWVVRSIKAISLALPFILILTVPLRHFLLPLIFQNLELQCLDADNVKPNFDEENGQDEYDEVAMPV; this is encoded by the exons ATGGATGAAAAGAACCAGGAGCTACAGTGGATGGAGACAGCGCGCTGGGTGCGGCTAGAGGAGAACCTGGGGAAGGACGGGATATGGGGCCGCCCACACCTGTCTTACCTCACCTTCTGGAGCCTCTTGGAGCTGCAGAAAGCCTTTGCCAAGG GTACTGTCCTCCTGGACCTGCCAGAGAAATCCCTGGCCGGGGTGGCCAGCCAGCTGCTCGACAGGTTTATCTTCGAGGGGCAGATCCAGCCTCAGGACCGAGAAAATCTGCTCCGGGTCCTGCTGCTCAAACACAG CCACGCCAGAGACGTGGAGGCCCTGGGGAGTGTGAATCCTGCAGTCCTGACACGTTCTGGGGACCCTTCACAGCCTCTGCTCCCACAGCATCCCTCGCTGGAGACAGAGCTCTTCTGTGAACAG GGAGAGGGGAGCGCGGAAGGGCACTCGTCATCTGGAATGCTGGGAAGGAGTCCCCAGGACCGGGAGGCCACCCTGGTGCTGGTGG GCTGTGCCAGGTTCCTGGAGCGGCCAGTGCTGGGCTTTGTGCGACTAAAGGAGCCCATGGAGACGGAGCAGAAGCCACAGGAGCCAGAGGGGCCGGCAGTCCCTGTGCGCTTCCTCATCGTGTTGCTGGGACCTGAGGCCCCCAACATCGACTACACCCAGCTGGGCCGGGCTGCTGCCACCCTCATGTCAGAGAGG GTGTTCCGCACTGATGCATACTTGGCCCAGAACAAGGAGATGCTGGTGCATTCCCTAGAGGGCTTCCTAGACTGCAGTCTGGTGCTGCCGCCCACGGACGCGCCCTCTGAGGATGCCCTGCTCAGTCTGGTGCCCGTGCAGAAGGAGCTGCTGAAAAGACGCTACCTGCCCAGCTCAGCCAAGCCAGAGCCCAGCTTCCTCAAGGGCCTAG ATTTGAACGGGGGTCTAGAGGACACCCAGGATGACCCTCTGCAGCGGACAGGCAGGCTCTTCGGGGGACTGGTGCGTGACATCCGGCGCCGCTACCCCCGCTACTTGAGTGACATCACAGACGCATTGAACCCCCAGGTCCTGTCTGCCATCATCTTCATCTACTTTGCCGCCCTGTCACCCGCCATCACCTTCGGTGGCCTCCTGG GAGAAAAGACCCATAACCTGATGGGTGTGTCGGAACTGCTTATCTCCACCGCGGCGCAGGGCATCCTCTTCTCCCTGCTGGGGGCTCAGCCCCTGCTCGTGGTGGGCTTCTCAGGACCCCTGCTCGTGTTTGAGGAAGCCTTCTTCTCG TTCTGCAAGAGTAACGGCCTGGAGTACATCGTGGGCCGCGTGTGGATTGGCTTCTGGCTCGTCctgctggtggtgctggtggtggccTTCGAGGGCAGCTTCCTGGTCCGCTTCATCTCCCGCTACACCCAGGAGATCTTCTCCTTCCTCATCTCCCTCATCTTCATCTATGAGACCTTCTCCAAGCTGGTCACG ATCTTCCAGGACCACCCACTGCTGGAGAACTATGACCACAATGTGACAAGAATACCCAAACCTCAGGCGCCCCTGCCCAACACAGCCCTCCTCTCTCTTGTGCTCATGGCTGGCACCTTCTTGTTCGCCATGACGCTGCGCAAGTTCAAGAACAGCTCCTACTTCCCTGGCAAG CTGCGTCGAGTCATTGGGGACTTTGGGGTTCCCATCTCTATCCTGATCATGGTCATGGTGGATGCCTTCATCCAGGACACCTACACCCAG AAACTCAGTGTACCTAAAGGGCTCACCGTGTCCAACACCTCGGCCCGAGGCTGGCTCATCCACCCGCTGGGCTTATATAAGCCATTTCCCATCTGGATGATGTTTGCCTCCGCCCTGCCTGCCCTGCTGGTCTTCATCCTCATCTTCCTTGAGTCCCAGATCACCAC GTTGATCATCAGCAAGCCGGAGCGCAAGGTGGCCAAGGGCTCTGGCTTCCACCTGGACCTGCTGCTGGTCATGGGCATGGGCGGGGTGGCCACCCTCTTTGGGATGCCCTGGCTCAGTGCCACCACTGTGCGTTCTGTCACCCACGCCAATGCCCTTACGGTCATGGGCAAGGCCAGCACCCCAGGGGCTGCAGCCCAGATTCAGGAAGTCAAGGAACAGCGCATCAGCGGGCTCCTGGTCTCTGTGCTCGTGG GCCTGTCCATCCTCATGGGGCCCATCCTGTCCCACATCCCCTTGGCTGTGCTCTTTGGCATTTTCCTCTACATGGGGGTCACATCCCTCAGTGGCATCCAGCTTTTTGACCGCATCTTGCTTCTGTTCAAGCCGCGCAAGTACCACCCGGATGTGCCCTACGCCAAGCGG GTGAGAACCTGGCGAATGCACTTGTTCACGGGCACTCAGATCATCTGCCTGGTAGTGCTGTGGGTGGTGAGAAGCATCAAAGCCATCTCGCTGGCCCTGCCGTTCATCCTCATCCTCACGGTGCCCCTACGCCACTTCCTGCTGCCACTCATCTTCCAGAACCTGGAGCTCCAGTGT CTGGATGCTGACAATGTCAAGCCGAACTTCGATGAGGAGAACGGTCAGGATGAATATGATGAGGTGGCCATGCCTGTGTGA